ATATCGGGTATTTCGAGCATCGGGAGAAGATGGAAGGATGGGGAATAGGTGGGATTGAAAGGATTGCAACCAAAAATTCGGTCGTGGGTTTGTTATCGGGTGCATTAGGGAGAGAAGGCGAGGCGTTACATTTGATTCCTTCTGCATTTGTGATTCAAAATGTGATTGTTAAGGAACAAGATTTGAAGTTAGCCCATGGAATTCATCAATGGTGGGAACCTCATCCATATTGGCACCCAAAGCTTTACAAATTTAGGTGACATGAAGTCATGTAACTACAAAGAGAGAGTTGTGTGAGTTATTTTTGTGCGCTTTTTGGGTGGTTGCACGGGGTAACTTGTATGGGGTACTTTTGACGTCTCACACTAAATAGTGTATACTTTTTACCACAAGTTAAGCCTTCTACTTTTTTTGTTGTAATTGTCAAATTGTCATGATTGGATTGATCATCAAATGAAATCGTGGGAAGAGATTAATTGGCTCTATTTCTTGCATTTACTTTTTCTTTGTGTTGACAAAGTAGACCTGATTAAAAGATGGGTCGGTACTGTTGGGTTATGTCTAAGAATTATGCCCATTAAATCAGGTTGGATCGGGTCAAACTTCGGGATTGGTTTTTTGCCTAAGATCCGCTATTCTAGGCCATTTTCGAAATGGACTacttttataactaaaatttgaattttgagttgCCCAAAAAACTCTAAATCGGGCTAGGTCAGGTCAGGACCAAAATCGGACCCAGACATTAGCCCAAAATCCGCTATTTTCGGGTCGACCCATCAGGTCGGGCTCAAGAGTATGAAATAGCAATATTCATACGTATTATTAAGATTCCCTCCGTCCGGGAATACTTGCACtgctttccttataaagtcgtTCCGGATTACTTGCACAGTTTCTATACATGGTaaacttttataaatattatatcaATTACCCCCTTCACATGTCATTTTGGGGTCCCATCCACCCCCCCCCCTACCATTTTACCCCCTTTAAAAAGTTGACACAGATccctatctatattaaaaataaccaactactccctccgtcccttaatactcgcaccggtttgaccggtgcggagtttaagacatttgaattgacttattaatttaatgggtgttagttggtattggggtatttttttaatatagttagtgggaaatgtaagaggtggtgagtgggggtgtgaatttttaaatgatttttgtagggaatagaggtgtaggtggggttagtaagtaagtgtgagaaataatataatattgatataaatttccatttatagaagcggtgcaagtattaagggacggcccgaaaaggaaaacggtgcgagtattaagggacggagggagtatcaactaccatctaattaaataataagtcaattactttttattaaactctATGTCAGTCAAACCGGTTCAAGTAAtccggaacggagggagtattaggaTAGCATGTTATCATATGCGGACTATAACACATGTGGAAAAAGCTGGTTGACCTGGATCAAGCCTCTGGAGAATTAGGCACCACACATGTAATTTGCGCTCGTCTCGTGACAATGTGTACCCGTAAAATCTTCATTTGCCTTaaatagattaaaaaaaatcttgatATTGATGATGACATTTCAAAAAAATTGttcaattttgtttagaaaAATTGCTAATTATAAGGTACGAAACCGTAATCCTCCTGTTAAAAATCCGTTGCCATCGTGCTTTCCCCTACAAAAATGAGGAAAAACATAATGTGTATCTAAATCTTACACATAACTTACTCTGTATTGGCAATAAATTTGCGTTGTAAGAGTAACAAGAGATTTTGAGGGTATAACCAACTCGTATTTCATTTTTATATCTTCATATGCCGTTTTGATTGTttagattgataaaaaaaatgttttccaagaaaataaatttcatgattttcatgattttcgcatttgccattattttctgTTGTTTCTTATGTCGGTTATATAAGTGGGTAGAAAACAAGTTTCCAATAATGAGTGAAAACAATTTCTTTTTGAAAGGAAAGGAACCACTTTTCCTCCGTCTTCTCTCGTTCCATTAGTCCTTTGTTCCCATCCATCTActtttgtttccttttcttTATAATAAACTTTTCtagcaaaagaaaaataaaagaaaactagtttgacagtttttttCTATGAAAAATGCTTTCTGTTAAATCAAACAAAGCATAAGCGTTGTATATTTCCGTATAACACTCTTTCTCTAAGCGCGTATCAACACGAACGAGTAAGTAGCCTAAACTATTTTGGTtgtttttatttgaatttttttccaTAGTATTACGATAGAGTTACGTTAGAGTAATATATTCACGTGTTTCTATAGGTTTAGCCTCTGTTTGGCAAGCACTTTCAGTCACCTAGCTTAAATGATTAGATGCTAATAGTATAAGTCACCTTAAATGATTAGGAGTGTTTGGTAGGGAGCTCAAATAGAATTTAAGGTGGGTTAATAGATTGAAATCAAATCGTTACTAAAAGTAATGTCAGTGGATCAGGACCTGAAATTTTTTGTTTCCTTCAAACAAATAGCAGAAAAATTGATTAatgataattaaaaaaaaaaaaaccataatcAATACAAGGAGCCTATATTATAAGAAATTAAGGTTGCAAATTTAATATGCCTAAATcctaaaattcaatccaaacgAAAGTTTATATAAACCAATGAATCTTGATCGAATCTACAAGTTTTTTTTTCCCAGAATGAACTTGAAGAAGACGAGAAGAAAATAGAAGGACAGGGGAGATGTGACTTTGCGAGAGTAGGGAAGGTAAGTTTTTAGGGTTGGGTTATTGGCTTCTATTTGTTTTGCAGGAAGGGTTGGGCTTTACGTGGAAAGTATGGCCTTGATTTTTTATGTTCACATAATCACATTACGGACTACTCATATAAAAATTTTAGTTAcaataaagtaaataaaattatgaattaattTGTGTATTTTATTTGTAACTATTTATGACACATAAGTATTTAGAATGTAGTATATCGGTATTATATAGAAAATCAATTGAAAACTTACTTAAATTTCAGGTACTTATAAAACTAGTTTTACCAAACAGTTGATGTAAATCCGTATCTTATCATTTTCAGGACCTTATTAATTTCAGATGCTAGCCTTTCAATTTCAGTTACCTTATCAGTTCAGCTCAATTTCAGCTAATGTTACCAAATATAGCCTTAGGAAACTACACGGATGATCTAAATGAGAGCCACGATTACAAACTGTCGCGACGATATATAGGTGGTAGACAACTAGACAGGGCTTTGCCCATAACGCTTCGCATCGCGCATCACGTAACTCCCAAAGGCCTCAAAGGATCCCTAGTTATCGCCCTCAGGCGAcaaaaccgttgcgaccccaTTTTATTATGAGTTATTGACAAGattaatgtgaacattgaaACATTGAGAAATGTGAACATTGAAACATTGAGAAATGTGAACATTGAGTTAGTTTAAAACATAGAAGTTAGTTTTGAAAAAACTAGATTTTGGACCCGGGCTACGCCCCTGGTTATTACATGTATTATGGTTGTGGCTTTCTATGAAATTTATGATTGAGTAATTCTTTGATTAAATTTTCTTATGTATATATTCTATTTTGAAAAGATAACATGTAATTTTGTATAGCCCAATGGTTaagtctttattatttaaacTTGAGATCATGAGTTTGATTCCTACTCTAACAatgtttcaatttttatgtttaagtaTATATAAATATGTGAATGACATATAATGAAATCCTTTAGTAGAGTGTCACGTGGCAGATAGACCGTAatataaacgccttttaatatatagtatagatattTTTCATGAAATCATTTTTTTATAAGGGTCGGAAGAAAGAATAGGCCAACTCTTAATATAAGAATAATCTAACTCATCTTTTCAGATGACTAACAACTAACCAGCATCGAAATCTTCAAAACAATAGTCGAGCGACGAACACGAGTGACCTATGTTAGCACAAAAGTCCGCAGTCTTATTCGACTCTCGAAAATAGTGAAGCACTTCGAAGCTTTCAAAATACTATAGATCCACTCCCGCATCATTACCAATATataaccaacataagttggtaGAGTTGGAGGTCACAGGGACCAAGCCTCATCTTAACCTGTGCTAGGTATTACCATATACCACTCTTTCTCAAAGCGCGTACAAACACGAACGAGTAAGGTGTAAGTCACCGCGTCCAATCTCCTAAAGTCCAAACCCTCATACCAGTTTCTGCCTCTTTGGTGGAAACTTCCAACTTCCTACTTTTTGGTAGAAAAACTCTTCTCTTGGACATTATAGAACAAGAATGACCAAATCTCATTCAATATTTTactcaatttttatttattttcatttaattttttcaaaattaaaatactcACAAATTAAATTTAATACTCCCTATTTTTCCACCATCTCCTCCATTGAGCAAAATCCTTGCTCCATCATCTCTCCAGCAGTCCAGCTTTTAGCACCCTCCTATTATTATTGGTAATTTTCTTCATTATTCCATCTTAATCTTTTATTAATTTACTCAATCATAATTAATTTACTCTTCATTTCTTGTTCATCGTCTTGCTTTTGActtgcaaaaacaaaaaagaaaagcaAATCTAATTAATGTGGAGTTGTTCATCGTTATAATCTTCGATTACTTAGAAATTAATTTGGTTTATGATTGATTACAAAAGGGTAAGAGTTAATTTGGATAATTAATCAATGATTGACTTTCTAATTGGCAGGTTTCATTGTTGATTAAAGAGGGAAAAAATGAAGGGAAAAAAGGAGGAAGTAAAGCCAGTGGAGAAagaaaattttgatatttgtgGCCCTCACCACCTCACTTCTATTGATTGGTAATTTTTCCAATTCATTCTCATTTTTGTTTTGGTGATGATGGATGGATAGAAATCTCATATGTTTTGTAGATTTGTTACTAATTCGAGGGAAAAAATAGGTAGATTTAGTTACGATTTTTTTAATGTATGCACCATGATTATTCGAGGGGAAAAATAGGTAGATTAGTTACAAAtagaacacaaattcttatttacaagggttgtacaataattattgtacaccggagtaaaagttaactcaaaatgcttaaagttatgcttatatatgtaaaagttatctactttttagtgataatttttttcattttaataaaacttatttcttcaaaatcactgattaatgtataaaattaatcatttaatcatttacaatgtttatctatcaacttttttttactaataaaagttaatcaaaattaggttaaagttatgttggtgtacaataaatttattgtacaccttatgcgcgcaagaccttttgcaaATAGAATACCGTTAATTGCTTTGCCTATGCACTAGTTAATTAAGGAGTACTgggttaatatggcctaatcccTTTATTCACATTACTTTTTCTGTCTCGTTTTACTTGGCATATTTTGATCAAAAGACTCGCAAAAATTAGTCAAATGGACAAGCAAATTGGGACGGAGGGTGTAATAATAATCATATCTAACTTTTTGTTATAAATAACGTTGATAGTTTATCGACCCATTTTAATAATGGTGTCCTATTAGCTAGATTTACTTATAGTGATGTCAACTAGGTTATTTGGTTAAAGTGTTGGGGGTTTTATCGAAAGCTAACTTCAAATCTCGTTTATATCGTTTTCTCTTGTGTGACTCTCTataccacaaaaaaaaaaaaaaaaaacaatcccTTCGAAGTAAAAACCGATGGTTTGGATCAAGAGTTTGTTTGTTTCaatttatttaaacttattttgatttatttaagCAAAAGTAAGctagttcagataagtttttTCAGATAATTTACGCAAACAAATGAGTTCACATAGGTTTAACTTCAGTTAAATTCAGTTGAACGAAACAAAGTCTAAGTGTGGTTAATGGTGCCACCTCAACTCAATGTATGTAAAGACAACAAACTAATCAAAACATTATTTGTGAGAAGTGAGGTTAGGAATTAGCATGAAAAATAAGAACATTTTAGTCCAACTACATAGTTTTTGGGGTGTAAGTATTCATGTAATAAAATCCTATTGCAGGAGATTAGCAGAACATAGAAGATCTGTTGCAGCAAGTATGGTCCAAGGAGTGTTCGTTCTAGAAAGAGACCGCCAAGAAAAACGAACAAACCACGATGCATTAGCCCCAATTTGGTGGAATTTCTTCCATTTCCAATGCTCCCACATCTTGGTAGATCAACTCGATTCCTCCATATTCGGAATCATTTTCCAGTACAAACCTCACACAAAACCAAACGGTACACCCCCTATGTACGTCATTGCATTTCGAGGCACAATCGTAAGACCCGAGACTAGAAAACGGGACCTCCATTTGGATATCAAACTCGCCATAAACCGGTTAACCCGGGATTCACGGTACCAAGCTGCATTTCAAGCAATAGAGGGTATAATAGCCCAAGTTGGCCCGAATAATGTTTGGTTAACAGGGCATTCTTTAGGTGCAGCTATAGCATTACAAGCTGGTAAAGACTTGGCTAGGATGGGTTATTGTATAGAAACTTACCTTTTTAACCCTCCTTATATATCCGCCCCGATTGAGAAACTCAATGACCCGGCATTGAGAAACGGGGCCCGTATTGCTCGTAGTGTTCTGAATGCTGGACTTTCTCTTGCTATCAATGGTACTAAAAGTAACAATGTACGTGAACAGAATGACCCGTTTACTATACTTTGTTCTTGGACGCCGTACTTGTTTTTGAACCCGAAAGACCCGATTTGTTGTGAGTATATCGGGTATTTTGAGCACCGGGAGAAGATGGAAGGGTGGGGGGTGGGTCGGATTGAGAGGATTGCAACTAAAAATTCGATAGTGAGTTTAATATCGGGTGCATTAGGGAGAGAGGTTGAGGCGTTACATTTGATACCCTCGGCTTTTGTTACTAAGAATGTGGTTGTTAAGGAGCAAGATTTGATGGCTGCTCATGGACTTCTTCAATGGTGGGAGCCTCATCCATATTGGCATTCTAAGGCTTACCAATTCAATTGAGTTTTGTTTTTGTGGGTGTTCCTTTTTGGTTTCTAATTGTGTTATGCATGTAATTATGTTTGATGAAACTTGAAATGCAATTGTAGAAAAGAATTGATATTAATATATGATTGATGATACATTGATTTGTTTTGGTTTGTTGATGAT
This genomic stretch from Spinacia oleracea cultivar Varoflay chromosome 3, BTI_SOV_V1, whole genome shotgun sequence harbors:
- the LOC110783026 gene encoding GDSL esterase/lipase At4g10955, with product MKGKKEEVKPVEKENFDICGPHHLTSIDWRLAEHRRSVAASMVQGVFVLERDRQEKRTNHDALAPIWWNFFHFQCSHILVDQLDSSIFGIIFQYKPHTKPNGTPPMYVIAFRGTIVRPETRKRDLHLDIKLAINRLTRDSRYQAAFQAIEGIIAQVGPNNVWLTGHSLGAAIALQAGKDLARMGYCIETYLFNPPYISAPIEKLNDPALRNGARIARSVLNAGLSLAINGTKSNNVREQNDPFTILCSWTPYLFLNPKDPICCEYIGYFEHREKMEGWGVGRIERIATKNSIVSLISGALGREVEALHLIPSAFVTKNVVVKEQDLMAAHGLLQWWEPHPYWHSKAYQFN